In the bacterium genome, CCTTCCATGGGAGGAAGCCGCCAATGGCACGCGAAAAGTTTGAACGGACTAAGGATCACGTGAACGTCGGCACGATCGGTCACGTGGATCACGGCAAGACGACCCT is a window encoding:
- a CDS encoding elongation factor Tu; this translates as MAREKFERTKDHVNVGTIGHVDHGKTTL